The genomic segment TATTAAATGCAGCATTGGAAATCTGCCAAGTTCAATCGCCCCGTGGCCATTTACGGGTTAATTCATCGCCCAATGCTGTTGGCTTTTATACTCAGGCCGGATTTGATAATTTCGATTTAGCCACACCACTACCCTATGGTTGTGTTCCACTGATCTATTATTTCTCATCAAATAAAACCACTCATATTAATTAAAGAGAAAACATGCTTCACCATTTATCATTCGGCGTCACAGACATCCAACGCTCCGCTATTTTTTATGATGCCATATTCGCCCCGCTTGGCTATATTCGGGTTTGGGAAGATTTTGAAGGCGATGATGCGGCAGTGGGCTATGGCATTCAAGGCGGCGGCGACAAATTTGCAATCAAATTATGCAAAGACGTTGCCATAGGGCAAGGATTTCATTTGGCCTTTTCAGCCAAGAGTCACGCAGAAGTCGAAGCATTTTATGCAGCAGCCCTAGCAAATGGCGGCAAGGATAATGGCCCCGCCGGATTACGGCCAGATTATGGTGGGCACTATTACGCCGCCTTTGTGATTGATCCCGATGGCTACCGGATTGAGGCTGTTTTTAATAAAAAAACAAATCTGGATTAAAACTATCTTCGACTCCAAAAATCTCTTAACAAAATCAAGCCCTCCCACTCTTTTTCTTCTTCCGCTGATGCTTCTGCGATTTTCTTCCATTGAGCAGAAGACAATGCCAACATTTGTGATTTACTGGTTTTTGCATATCCCATATGCCAATCAGAGAAACTACGTTTATTTATTTTCTCATCAAATAAACAAATAATACCTGAATGCTGACGGCTGCCTGAAATACGCTTAAAGGTCTCCCGCAATACACGCTCCGGGCCTTCAAGACACTGCATAAAATCACCATCGTTATAAAGCAACACACCTGTTACATCATTTTTATTATTCTGCTCAACAGCACCCAGCAATAAAGCTTCTAACTCTGCGTCGCTCATTAAATGGGTAGCGGTGCTTACGTAAACCAAAGAATGGAGATCAGACATGATTCAACTATCCTTCCAGCCAAGAGAGAAAAACTTGGCGATTTCAATGAACCATCCCCAAGCCTGTTGATATTCAATTCAAAACAACATTGACTGCCTCCGCCGGTCCAAAAAAGACAACACAAAGTGGTATAAGTAGAATTTATAGCGCGAATATTATAATTTCGCCAATCATAATAAGTTAAATTAAAAATATTCATACTGTAAAAAAACATAAAATTTTATTTTTTAATTTACTTACCTATATTTAAAGACTTACACAGCACTTTTATCCCCTGCAATTGCACGACCTTCTAACTCAAGCACCTGATCACCCTCTAATATTCCTGCTTTGGCAGCGGGTGAAGCAGGTACTATTTTTGTAATAGTAACTGACTGCAAAGTTGGGTCCCAAAAAAATCCATCTGCTTCAATTGAATATCCATAGCCAAAATAACCACGGGCAGCATCAGCCCAGGCTACCCCCGATATAAAAACGAACAATACATGCACGAAAACTTTCTTCATGATTCACCCCGAAATTTTACGCAAACACACGCAATGCAAATGGCATGTTTAAGCCAAGAGAATACACACCCCAATCAATCACAACAATCATTTTATTTTTTAATACCACATTTATATCTGAGCCGGCTCTACTTATTTTAAAAAACAACAAAGCCACTGTCAGGCATAAATACAATGGCCGCACAGCACATAACACGTTAAAAAAAGCGCAAAAAAATAAAACAAATATCAAACAGCAACTGTAAATATCTGGATAAATACAGAAAATATTAGAATATTAAAAAATGTTTTTAATTAAACAGCATATTTTATATTTTTCAAAAAATCACCAACACACGATTTTATTCAATCATTTTGTGCTTACACAAGCGCCCGTCGCCTGCTAGACTTGCTGCCATTCTTGCAGCGTGCGATATAGGAAAAAGTGATGAGTTTGCGTGTTCTTACCGGTATTACCACCTCGGGTACGCCCCACTTGGGCAATTATGTAGGGGCGATTCGCCCGGCAATTGTTGCCAGCCAAAGCCCGGATAGTGATTGTTTCTTTTTTATGGCTGATTACCATGCACTGATTAAGTGCGATGATCCGGCACGCATAGAGCGTTCTCGCCTTGAAATTGCCGCCACTTGGCTAGCAGCAGGGCTGGACCCGGAACGCGTTACTTTTTACCGCCAGAGTGATGTACCTGAAGTCACCGAGCTGAACTGGCTGCTGACGTGCGTCACCGCCAAGGGACAGATGAACCGTGCCCACGCTTACAAAGCCAGCACAGATGCCAACGAGGCGGCAGGTGAAGACCCTGACGCAGGCATTACTATGGGCCTGTTTTGCTATCCTATTTTAATGGCCGCCGATATTCTGCTGTTTAACCCGCACAAAGTACCAGTAGGCCGTGATCAGATTCAGCATATTGAAATGGCACGTGATGTCGCCGCCCGTTTCAACCATTTATTTGGTCAGGGCAGTGATTTATTTGTGCTGCCAGAAGCCCATATCGAAGAGCACGTCGCCACACTGCCCGGCCTTGATGGCCGCAAAATGAGCAAAAGCTACGACAACACCATTCCGCTGTTTGAAGGCGGCCAGAAAGCGATGAAAGAAGCCATCGCAAAAATTGTAACCAATAGCCTCTTGCCAGGGGATGCCAAAGACCCGGATAACTCGCATCTGGTCACGATTTTTGAAGCCTTTGCTTCAAAAGAAGAAACCCGGCAATTTAAAGACGAGCTGCGTGCGGGCCTAGGCTGGGGCGATGCAAAAAAACGCCTACTGGATTTAATTGAGCGCGATATTGCACCGATGCGTGAGCGCTACAACGCCCTGATGGCGCATCCCGAAGAAATTGAAGCACTGCTGCAAACCGGAGCCGCCAAAGCCCGTGCTACGGCCGCACCACTGCTAAAGAAAGTTCGCGAATCACTGGGCCTGCGTGCCATGCAAGCCATTGCTGCGCCTACTGCCAAAGCAGAGAAAAAAGCCGCGCTGCCGCTGTTTAAACAGTTCCGCTTAGAAGACGGCCTGTTTTACTTTAACTTCAGCGCAGCCGATGGCCGCCTGTTACTGCAAAGCACAGGCTTTGCCCAGGGCAAGGAAGCCGGGCAATGGATTGCAAAGCTTAAAAACGAAGGTGTGACCATCATTGCAGGCGGTGCGCCAGTCAGCCTGAGCGAAGGCGTTGCGCCTGAGGATGTCAGCGCGGCTTTGGCACTGCTATTGGCGGAATAACAACACCCCGGCGTTTTGTCGCCTTGGTCAGCGGGTTTATTCACGCATTTAAGGCCGATAAGCCAGCGTAATCCAACATTGGGCGCAAAAGAATGTTGGATTACGCGATAAAGCCACTGAGCGATGAATTTTGCTTAAATTCTGATGTTATGCAGTAAAAACCCAAATCTTGAACCACAGAGAACACGAAGGACACAGAGTTTCACGGAGAAGAACAAGGCTTAAATTAAGTTGTTTTGTAAATTTTAAAATCTTGAAAATCTGGATTCGTATCGCAGCTAACGGCACGGGGCTTAAATCACCCCTTGAAACACGCCGGAGCGAGGAACAAGCGGGGCGGGGTTTCGGCTAGGGAGCGAGGCAGCGAGCCAATCCCGCCCGCCGCCGACTCGATTGTCCGCAGCGCAGGGGCCTTCGTGTTTCGTGGGGTGGCCTTCTTTCGCTTCCTTTCTTGGCCACATGTATAGACCGGAGACATAGGTAACACACGTGCGGACACATGGGTAACACATTTTAGTTGTTTAACTGCAAGGTATTCAAATCGATTCTTCCGAAGTGCTGATGGCAAAAATAGAGGTCAAACACCCCGTCGTTCAGACTATCTGCACGCAGTGCAATAGGTAAACGATGTAAGGCACTAGACACTTTAAATTTATGATTTTGTAATTTTACTGCACCGCCCCAGCCCACAGTAATGACTTGATCGTTGGGGCCGTATTCAATTTCAGGCAAAGCAGAAGGCATGGCAATTAAGCTCGGTTTATAGCGGGTAATCGGTGTGGCTAGCCCTAAGGCTTCATGCGGGCGCTGCTCGTTATAGACCGTGCGCCAGTCGTTAAATGCATGCTGAACATGGGCTAAATCGCGAAATGCCCGGCCATTTAATACTTCGGCTTTTAGCGTGCGATGAAAGCGTTCTTCTTTGCCATTAGTTTGCGGATGCCCTGGGCGGCTATGGCTAACATGGATACCCAAGCGGATCAGCCAGATAGATAACTGGCTGATGCCATGGCTGGCATCACTGGGGCTTCCCCATGGAGAACCGTTGTCAGCGTTGATACGAGCAGGCAAGCCATAGCGAAGAAATACATCCGTTAAGTGAGTCTGGACAATGGCTGCCGTGGTTTGACCACAAGCAGTTAAGGTGAGATTAAAGCGAGAATGGTCGCCTTCGATGGAGTTTGCGCCCTCCCCAAACAGGGTGCTTCTGGCGCAGGTCTACAACGAGGGCTTCAATCTCTGCGGTGGTCAGTGTTGGCGATGATTTGGGGCGGCGAGATCGATCTTGAAAACCTTCTTGGGGGGTATCCAGATAGCGCTGCCGCCACTTGTAGCCTGTTTTAGTTGAGATGCCGAAACGCTGGCAAAGCGCTTTAAAATTACAGTTATCTTGCAGTGTAAGGAGTACAAATTCTGAGCGAATAGACATGATATTCACGGGCATCCAAGGCATGGTAAGTAGGCATCCCAAGCGGTTAAAAACACCGCCAAAGTGTTACCTATGTCCTCGTACAAGTGTTACCCATGTCTATGGTCTATACAGCGAAGCAAGAAAGGAAGGCCCCGCGGTGGCTACCGCTCCTAAATTAACGTGCCGAAGGCACTAAAAAGATGATCACTGCGTAACATCAGTTAAATTGCTAGCATCCTGTCGGAGTTGATTTTCACCCGCCCTGCAAGGTTCAAGAAAAAGCCACTCGTCCAAGAGTGGCTTTTCTTCCTCTAAAACACCGATGCTAAGTTATGAATTTACTCATTCCTCGGTATGCCCTTAATCAGCAAAGGACACTTGACTAGCCATCAGCACGCCATTTGTCAGTACGCCTTTCACATTTACAACACGGCCATTTGCCAAGCTACCGCTTTTTCCTTCCTTTATTTCAGCCTTGCTGGCGTCAACCTTTTGACCCGCTACTTTAAAATTACTCAGCAACACAAAGTCACTTACCGCGCCTTTTACTTCCAAGGTAGTTGCAACACGGCCTTTGATTTCAATTTGCTGCGCTTGTAACTTATCGCCATTTTTAAGCACGGTCACATTGACATTGACCCCATTGACCACATCAGCCGTTTTCCCACCATCCACAGGCGTTGTTGCGCTCCAAAGAATCGTCACGCCATTGAGTTTGAACTGGCTGGCCGTCACGCTACTGATCACCCCGCCCAATTTCACGGGTGGCTCAACTTTAGGCGGGAAGCGTACTTCCTTAACCACCAATACATCAGCCTGCATTTCACCCCGTACCAGCACCTTAGCCCCATTGATAAAGTCGCTCTTACTGGTGACTACATCCGAGCCTATCGTGCCATATTCTGTTTTGTCATTAATTTGCAAGTTAAGCTTCACACCACTTAGGGTGAACTTACCCGTTTTCGAGTCGTAATCTTTCACCTCACCAGTAATGGTGCGTACACCTGCACTGGCGGTTTGGCTGGCATTGGTCGGCGCACTGGCATTGGGCGGCGGTGTTGTCGCAACAGGCGTATCAATTTTCACCGTTTTAGCCTGCACCTTACCATTACTGACACTCCCTTCTATTTTCACCTGCACACCATTGGCCAGATTGCTTGCCGCGCCGCCATCAAACGTCGCCGCGCTGCCATCGACTAAAGCGCCACGCACTTTAAAGCTGGCCAGAGAAATATAATCAGTGACCACACCGCTGAGCGACACCTTAGCGTCTGCGCTGTCTTTTACAAATTTCACACCTGCAGCCACCAATTTATCGGTCTGCCACACACCGCCCACCCGCACCGCCTTGCCATTGGCCAGATCGACCACTACGCCGCTCTCAAACTTGGCCTTGCTGGCATCCACGACTACTTCGCCCAATTTAAAACTAAGCGCCTTAGCATCCAAACCGGCAATCAGGCCACCGATCTGCATTTTTAGCCCATCACCAGCCTGTGGTTTTTTCACTTTCAGCGCTTTAGCTGTCATCACACTGGCGGCACTTATCGCCTGATCGCTCCATGCTGCGACTAACTGACCATTTTCCAACACCACGCCATCCGGGCGCAGCTTTGCGCCGCTAAAGTTCACCGTTAGGCCACTCACCACCAGCGTTTTAGCCGTGTTGTCTAGCGCGCTCACGACGCCAACCACCCGCACCATCACCGTACTTGCAGGGTCTTTACGCTCGATTCGTGTTGCCACAATCACGCCCGTGGCATCGCGGCTGCCATGCACTTCCACAATATCGCCAACCAATAAATCAGCCAGCACGCTGGCACCTTCAAATACTGTGGGAGCGGCCGCATCGGTGGAGACTCTGACGGTTTGCCCCGCCAACTTGAAGCCTGTGCCCACCACTAACTCCGTGATTTTTCCGTAAACCTCGGGCAAGGCCGTCAGCGTTTTGATTTTGTCATCGCTGCCCTGATCGGATTCCACCTTCATGCCCAGCTTAATGTCATTACTGGTGCCGGTACTGCTGACTGACGGATCTTGCTCTACCTTAAAGCTGGCGCTGCTGTCGTCCAACGTAACGCCATCCACAATCACACTACCAAAGCCAGTAACGGTACCCTGGGCGTATGCGCCACCACTGGGGGCTGGGGTGGGCGTTGGAACGGCGGTGGGTACCGTTGTCGGCAGGGATGTTGGGTTCGTAGCCACTGGCGTAGTGCCAGACGACGAGCCGCTGCTTCCGCCACCACAGGCATAAAGCCCCACACTGACCACCAAGGCTAAAGCCAACATTTTTAAACGCTGATCCATCGTCCACTCCTCATAAATATCAGGCAGTAATAAGCTTTATGGATTGTGGTGGGCAAACCTCGGCTGACAATAAGACTTACCACCTTTTCAGCGATAAGCGGTGCAGACCTCACAAACTCAGCCAGCCTAAGTAACGGCCACTTTAGTCAGCAACACGCAAGCGCATAAATCAAAATCTAATCACTTAGTTTTTTAAACGTGTAATTTTACCTATACACCCCAGCCTTTAATGGGTAAATTAAATGCACATTTAAAAAAACACTGAGATACACCATGCTAAATGCCGCCCAACGTGATCTAGTCCGCGCCACCGCTCCTGTCCTCAAACAACACGGCGTTGCGCTCACCACGCATTTTTATGCACGGATGTTTCAGCACAATCCGGAACTGAAACAAATTTTTAATGAAGGCAATCAGCAGTCAGGCGCTCAGCAGCAGGCCCTCGCCATGGCCGTAGCAGCCTACGCTGAGCATATCGACAACCCCAGCGTACTGGCCCCCGTGCTCACCCATATTGCCAATAAGCACATCAGCCTTGGCATCCGCCCAGAGCACTACCCGATTGTGGGCCACCATTTGCTGGCGTCTATCCGTGAAGTATTGGGCGCTGCAGCTACGGATGAATTAATCGCCGCATGGGCCGCAGCCTATGGCCAGCTTGCTGATGTCTTGATTGCCGAAGAAGCGCAGCTCTATGCCGCAGCGGCTTTTAAACAAGGCGGCTGGACAGGCTGGCGTGGTTTTGTTGTCGCAAAAAAAGAAGTAGAAAGCAGCGAAATCACCTCTTTCTATTTACGCCCGGCAGATGGTGGCGGTGTGCCCGATTACGCACCCGGGCAATATATTTCGGTCAGGATGTTTGTGCCGGAATGGAATCTAATGCAGCCGCGCCAATACAGCTTATCTGACGCACCGGGCAATGATTACCTGCGTATTTCAGTAAAACGTGAACAAACCGGCAATATCATCGGTCAGGTGTCTAACCTGCTGCACAACACAGTAAACATTGGCGATGTGATTGATTTAGCTCCGCCAGCGGGTGATTTTGTACTGCATCAGGATAGAACAACGCCTGTCGTTTTAATTAGTGGCGGCGTGGGCATTACCCCGATGATGGCAATGCTCAAACACTTAGTAAAAACCGGCAGCAATCGAGCCGTGCGCTTTGTACACGGCTGCCGCAATAGCGACGTACATGCTTTTAAAGACGTGGTCAATCGGCTAGCGACTCAAGCATCTAGCGTCGAAAAAGCAGTGTTTTATGGTGACGCCTGCCCAAACCATAGCCACGACCATCTGGGCTATGTGGACTTGGCTAAAATAGCCGACAGCATGATTTTGCCCGACGCCGATTACTACCTCTGTGGGCCACTGGCCTTTATGCAAGCCCAGATCAAATCATTACATGCAATGGGAATTAGTGCGGAGCGCATTCATGCGGAGGCATTTGGGACGGGCGGCGTGGCGGCTTAAACACTAGGCACTTAGCCCACCCTGCAGATTTACAAGCAACAAAGCAGATGCAGGGTGGGCATTTATGCCAATGCAATCAAACCCTTGCACCCACCCACTCATCATACTAGCTATGCTTTAATCCATTAACATAAGCCTCGTAAACACCCCTGCACTCAAAAAACGCATCTCGTACTTATTACCATTCCGGTTTTTTTGCTTACTCTCGCCTCAAACACACCTCCCCAGCTTGAATTAACAGCCCATTATGGCCAGCAAAAAACCAGCGTTATGCCAAGACGACTACCCTATCCTTGGCGAGCGGGGGATAAGCTCAGACAAAGCAGGCAGCACGGCGACGCGGTATACCATACACACCCAGCAATTGTGTAGTGATAACAATTACCATTTATCGTTACGTTGACTTTGAAGATCAATCTGAACACTATGCCCCTGCCCCAACCAGGGGCATAAGCATTTACCCTATGCAGCATCTCGTTAGGCGAGGCTCCTGCGCAAATACAGGCCACTGATCTCACGACGTCCAGAGACGCCCAAGATCAGGACAGTTTTCATCGGATTAAGGTGTTAACCCAAGTGGCTTCTGGTTTTACCAGATACGTTGCACAGTGCTAAAGCTAGAACGTGGAGATGAAAAAGCGCCATTCGACGTTATTTCCTGTCCCATACTCGTCCATCAACTGCTGTTTTCTTTTAACACGCACCCATCAAGGTGCTTGCGATTTTGCCTGTCATGATCTGAGGCCATTCAAAATGAAAACACACCAGCACGCCCACACTATTCAAGTTCTCGATTTAACCGCATTGAGAAGCTGGATTGCCACCACACCCCCTTCTGAACGAGCCAATCAATTGCTGGCTCTAAGCGCAGAAGACCTCAACGACGCATTCAACACCTTACCGGTAAATGAAGGCAGTGCGCTCATTGCCTCTTTAAGCACAGAAAATGCTGGCCAATTGTTATTGCGTTTGCACAGCAAGATCATCAACGCGCTTCAGGACGGCATTCCCCGCCGCGATATGCTGACTATTTTGCGCAAAATGGAAAACAACGATCGCGGCAATTTGCTCTCGTATTTATCCGAGCAAAATAAGCACAACTATACCGCTCTGCTTAAATGGCCTAGCGAATCAGTTGGCGCGCATATGCGCAAT from the Iodobacter fluviatilis genome contains:
- a CDS encoding VOC family protein; translation: MLHHLSFGVTDIQRSAIFYDAIFAPLGYIRVWEDFEGDDAAVGYGIQGGGDKFAIKLCKDVAIGQGFHLAFSAKSHAEVEAFYAAALANGGKDNGPAGLRPDYGGHYYAAFVIDPDGYRIEAVFNKKTNLD
- a CDS encoding DUF5666 domain-containing protein — protein: MDQRLKMLALALVVSVGLYACGGGSSGSSSGTTPVATNPTSLPTTVPTAVPTPTPAPSGGAYAQGTVTGFGSVIVDGVTLDDSSASFKVEQDPSVSSTGTSNDIKLGMKVESDQGSDDKIKTLTALPEVYGKITELVVGTGFKLAGQTVRVSTDAAAPTVFEGASVLADLLVGDIVEVHGSRDATGVIVATRIERKDPASTVMVRVVGVVSALDNTAKTLVVSGLTVNFSGAKLRPDGVVLENGQLVAAWSDQAISAASVMTAKALKVKKPQAGDGLKMQIGGLIAGLDAKALSFKLGEVVVDASKAKFESGVVVDLANGKAVRVGGVWQTDKLVAAGVKFVKDSADAKVSLSGVVTDYISLASFKVRGALVDGSAATFDGGAASNLANGVQVKIEGSVSNGKVQAKTVKIDTPVATTPPPNASAPTNASQTASAGVRTITGEVKDYDSKTGKFTLSGVKLNLQINDKTEYGTIGSDVVTSKSDFINGAKVLVRGEMQADVLVVKEVRFPPKVEPPVKLGGVISSVTASQFKLNGVTILWSATTPVDGGKTADVVNGVNVNVTVLKNGDKLQAQQIEIKGRVATTLEVKGAVSDFVLLSNFKVAGQKVDASKAEIKEGKSGSLANGRVVNVKGVLTNGVLMASQVSFAD
- a CDS encoding tryptophan--tRNA ligase — protein: MMSLRVLTGITTSGTPHLGNYVGAIRPAIVASQSPDSDCFFFMADYHALIKCDDPARIERSRLEIAATWLAAGLDPERVTFYRQSDVPEVTELNWLLTCVTAKGQMNRAHAYKASTDANEAAGEDPDAGITMGLFCYPILMAADILLFNPHKVPVGRDQIQHIEMARDVAARFNHLFGQGSDLFVLPEAHIEEHVATLPGLDGRKMSKSYDNTIPLFEGGQKAMKEAIAKIVTNSLLPGDAKDPDNSHLVTIFEAFASKEETRQFKDELRAGLGWGDAKKRLLDLIERDIAPMRERYNALMAHPEEIEALLQTGAAKARATAAPLLKKVRESLGLRAMQAIAAPTAKAEKKAALPLFKQFRLEDGLFYFNFSAADGRLLLQSTGFAQGKEAGQWIAKLKNEGVTIIAGGAPVSLSEGVAPEDVSAALALLLAE
- a CDS encoding BLUF domain-containing protein, whose amino-acid sequence is MSDLHSLVYVSTATHLMSDAELEALLLGAVEQNNKNDVTGVLLYNDGDFMQCLEGPERVLRETFKRISGSRQHSGIICLFDEKINKRSFSDWHMGYAKTSKSQMLALSSAQWKKIAEASAEEEKEWEGLILLRDFWSRR
- the hmpA gene encoding NO-inducible flavohemoprotein, whose amino-acid sequence is MRYTMLNAAQRDLVRATAPVLKQHGVALTTHFYARMFQHNPELKQIFNEGNQQSGAQQQALAMAVAAYAEHIDNPSVLAPVLTHIANKHISLGIRPEHYPIVGHHLLASIREVLGAAATDELIAAWAAAYGQLADVLIAEEAQLYAAAAFKQGGWTGWRGFVVAKKEVESSEITSFYLRPADGGGVPDYAPGQYISVRMFVPEWNLMQPRQYSLSDAPGNDYLRISVKREQTGNIIGQVSNLLHNTVNIGDVIDLAPPAGDFVLHQDRTTPVVLISGGVGITPMMAMLKHLVKTGSNRAVRFVHGCRNSDVHAFKDVVNRLATQASSVEKAVFYGDACPNHSHDHLGYVDLAKIADSMILPDADYYLCGPLAFMQAQIKSLHAMGISAERIHAEAFGTGGVAA
- a CDS encoding PDZ domain-containing protein; amino-acid sequence: MKKVFVHVLFVFISGVAWADAARGYFGYGYSIEADGFFWDPTLQSVTITKIVPASPAAKAGILEGDQVLELEGRAIAGDKSAV